The following are encoded together in the Pseudoalteromonas shioyasakiensis genome:
- the rpmG gene encoding 50S ribosomal protein L33, producing MRDKIRLVSTAGTGFFYTTDKNKRNMPEKMEIKKYDPKARKHVIFKEAKIK from the coding sequence ATGCGCGATAAGATCCGTTTAGTTTCAACTGCTGGTACTGGTTTTTTCTACACTACCGACAAGAACAAGCGTAACATGCCTGAAAAAATGGAAATCAAAAAATACGATCCTAAAGCTCGTAAACACGTGATTTTCAAAGAAGCTAAAATCAAGTAA
- the rpsR gene encoding 30S ribosomal protein S18, whose product MARYFRRRKFCRFKAEGVQQIDYKDLATLRNYVTESGKIVPSRITGTSAKYQRQLATAIKRARYLALLPYTDLHK is encoded by the coding sequence ATGGCACGTTATTTCAGACGTCGTAAGTTCTGCCGCTTTAAAGCGGAAGGCGTACAACAAATCGATTATAAAGATCTAGCTACTCTTAGAAACTATGTTACAGAAAGTGGCAAAATCGTACCTAGCCGTATCACAGGTACTAGCGCTAAATATCAGCGTCAGCTAGCAACTGCTATCAAGCGTGCTCGCTACTTAGCCCTTCTTCCATACACTGACTTACATAAGTAA
- the rpsF gene encoding 30S ribosomal protein S6, with protein sequence MRHYEIVFMVHPDQSEQVAGMIERYTGSITEAGGTIHRLEDWGRRQLAYPIDKLHKAHYVLMNVEAPTEVISELETTFRYNDAVLRNLVMRTKDAVTEASPLAKEEKKEAPAA encoded by the coding sequence ATGCGTCATTACGAAATCGTATTCATGGTTCACCCTGATCAGAGTGAGCAAGTAGCTGGTATGATCGAACGTTATACTGGTTCTATCACTGAAGCTGGTGGTACTATCCACCGTCTTGAAGACTGGGGCCGTCGTCAATTGGCTTACCCAATCGACAAGCTTCACAAAGCTCATTATGTTCTTATGAACGTTGAAGCACCTACTGAAGTAATCAGCGAGCTAGAAACTACTTTCCGCTACAACGATGCAGTGCTTCGTAACTTAGTTATGCGTACTAAAGACGCTGTAACTGAAGCATCTCCTCTTGCGAAAGAAGAGAAGAAAGAAGCACCAGCTGCTTAA
- the katG gene encoding catalase/peroxidase HPI — protein sequence MFKKSTSALSKVAVAVSLLVATGVQATNDIKSNQFWWPEQLDLSQLRAHGAESDPMGPYFDYKKEFLKLDLNTVKADIEKVLTDSQDWWPADYGHYGPFFIRMAWHASGTYRTFDGRGGAGGGQQRFDPLNSWPDNANLDKARRLLWPIKQKYGRSISWADLMALTGNVALESMGFKTFGYAGGREDDWEPDYVYWGPEGKMLTDERRDKKGKLKGPLAAVEMGLIYVNPEGPHGNPDPLLAAEDIRLSFGRMAMNDEEIVALIAGGHSFGKAHGAKKATCLDKEPAAAGIEEQGLGWKNKCGKGHSEDTITSGLEGAWTVTPTRWSINYLQNLFSFEWVKTKSPAGATQWIPENGQASNLVPDAHIKGKRHAPIMFTTDIALKADPEFRKISQRFLNDPKEFELAFAKAWFKLNHRDMGPRARYLGDLVPEEVLIWQDYIPAVDHKLVDSKDIASLKASILDSGLSVSELVRVAWASAASYRDTDMRGGANGARIRFAPQKDWPVNNPKEVAKVLSKLEKIQTKFNKKASGGKEISLADMIVLGGAAAIEKAASDAGFSIAVPFKPGRMDASLEMTDVESFEVLEPTADAFRNYYSSAWKSPAEMLVERADLLSLSVPEMTALLGGMRALNANTDQTKHGVFTKKPGTLSNDFFVNLLDMSTKWSKSSEEGVYEGRDRQSGKLKWTATPVDLIFGSNSELRSIAEVYASDDAKQKFVDDFVAAWTKVMTLDRFDLR from the coding sequence ATGTTTAAGAAATCAACGTCAGCTTTGTCTAAAGTAGCTGTTGCGGTATCACTGTTGGTGGCAACAGGCGTACAAGCTACAAACGACATCAAATCAAACCAATTCTGGTGGCCAGAGCAATTAGATCTTAGCCAACTTCGTGCCCATGGCGCAGAGTCTGATCCTATGGGTCCTTACTTTGATTACAAAAAAGAATTCTTAAAGTTAGACCTAAACACAGTGAAAGCTGATATTGAGAAAGTATTGACTGATTCTCAAGATTGGTGGCCTGCTGACTACGGTCACTATGGTCCGTTCTTCATCCGTATGGCGTGGCACGCATCAGGTACGTACCGTACTTTTGATGGCCGTGGTGGCGCAGGCGGTGGTCAACAACGTTTCGACCCATTAAACAGCTGGCCTGATAACGCGAACCTTGATAAGGCGCGTCGTTTACTTTGGCCTATAAAACAAAAATACGGTCGCAGCATTTCTTGGGCTGACTTAATGGCGTTAACAGGTAACGTTGCACTTGAATCAATGGGCTTCAAAACCTTCGGTTATGCCGGTGGTCGTGAAGACGATTGGGAGCCAGATTACGTATACTGGGGCCCTGAAGGCAAAATGTTAACTGACGAACGTCGTGACAAAAAAGGTAAACTTAAAGGCCCATTAGCGGCAGTAGAGATGGGCTTAATCTATGTAAACCCAGAAGGCCCTCACGGCAACCCTGATCCACTTCTAGCAGCAGAAGACATTCGTTTATCATTCGGCCGCATGGCAATGAACGATGAAGAAATCGTTGCGCTAATCGCCGGTGGTCACAGCTTTGGTAAAGCACACGGCGCGAAAAAAGCGACGTGTTTAGACAAAGAGCCAGCAGCTGCAGGTATTGAAGAGCAAGGTTTAGGTTGGAAAAACAAATGTGGTAAAGGTCACTCTGAAGATACCATCACTTCAGGTCTTGAAGGTGCATGGACAGTGACACCAACACGTTGGTCAATCAACTACCTACAAAACTTATTCAGCTTTGAGTGGGTTAAAACTAAGAGCCCTGCAGGTGCGACTCAGTGGATCCCAGAAAATGGTCAAGCGTCTAACCTAGTGCCAGATGCGCATATTAAAGGTAAGCGTCATGCACCTATCATGTTCACAACTGATATCGCGTTAAAAGCAGATCCTGAGTTCCGTAAGATCTCACAGCGTTTCTTAAACGACCCGAAAGAGTTCGAACTGGCATTTGCTAAAGCATGGTTCAAACTAAACCACCGCGATATGGGCCCACGTGCTCGTTACCTAGGTGACTTAGTGCCAGAAGAAGTATTAATTTGGCAAGACTACATCCCTGCGGTTGACCACAAACTAGTTGATAGCAAAGATATCGCGTCACTTAAAGCTAGCATCTTAGATTCAGGTTTATCTGTATCTGAACTAGTGCGTGTTGCTTGGGCATCAGCAGCAAGCTACCGCGACACAGATATGCGTGGTGGTGCAAACGGTGCACGTATTCGCTTTGCTCCGCAAAAAGATTGGCCGGTAAACAACCCGAAAGAAGTAGCTAAAGTACTTAGCAAACTTGAGAAAATCCAAACTAAGTTCAACAAAAAAGCATCTGGCGGTAAAGAAATTTCACTAGCAGATATGATTGTTCTTGGTGGTGCGGCTGCAATCGAAAAAGCAGCAAGCGACGCAGGTTTCTCTATCGCAGTACCGTTCAAGCCAGGTCGTATGGACGCGTCATTAGAAATGACTGACGTTGAATCATTCGAAGTACTTGAGCCAACGGCAGATGCGTTCCGTAACTACTACAGCTCAGCATGGAAATCACCGGCTGAAATGTTAGTTGAACGTGCTGATTTACTAAGCTTATCAGTACCAGAAATGACTGCATTACTAGGTGGTATGCGTGCCCTTAACGCGAATACTGACCAAACTAAACACGGTGTATTCACGAAAAAGCCTGGCACATTAAGCAACGATTTCTTCGTTAACCTATTAGATATGTCAACGAAGTGGTCTAAGTCTTCTGAAGAAGGTGTTTACGAAGGCCGTGACCGTCAGTCAGGCAAACTTAAGTGGACAGCAACACCAGTAGATTTAATCTTCGGTTCAAACTCAGAGCTACGTTCAATTGCTGAAGTGTATGCCTCTGACGATGCTAAACAAAAGTTCGTTGATGACTTCGTAGCAGCATGGACTAAAGTAATGACGCTAGATCGTTTCGACCTACGTTAA
- the rplI gene encoding 50S ribosomal protein L9, protein MQVILLDKIANLGGLGDQVVVKSGFARNFLFPQGKAVPATKANIETFEARRADLEAKIAEDLAAAQARADKLEALAEVTLVSKAGDEGKLFGSIGTRDIAEAISAVGVEVAKSEVRLPLGTIRETGEFDVAIAVHSDVSATIKVIVIAEA, encoded by the coding sequence ATGCAAGTTATTCTACTAGACAAGATCGCAAACCTAGGTGGCCTAGGTGACCAGGTTGTAGTTAAATCTGGCTTCGCACGTAACTTCCTTTTCCCACAAGGTAAGGCAGTTCCTGCAACTAAAGCTAACATCGAAACTTTCGAAGCACGTCGTGCTGATTTAGAAGCTAAGATCGCTGAAGATCTAGCTGCTGCTCAAGCTCGCGCTGACAAGTTAGAAGCATTAGCTGAAGTTACACTAGTTTCTAAAGCTGGTGACGAAGGCAAGTTATTCGGTTCTATCGGTACTCGCGACATCGCTGAAGCTATTTCAGCTGTTGGCGTTGAAGTTGCTAAATCAGAAGTTCGTTTACCTCTAGGTACTATCCGTGAGACTGGCGAATTTGACGTAGCAATCGCAGTACACTCAGACGTATCGGCTACTATCAAAGTAATCGTTATCGCTGAAGCTTAA
- the priB gene encoding primosomal replication protein N: protein MNQLTLSGVVCKTPKYSQSPAGIPHCIFVLEHKSMQVEADLNRNSYVRLQVVASGTPLQQQTQQLHVGHQVQVTGFLNRHEGRNGLSQLVLHAQHIERIF from the coding sequence ATGAATCAGCTGACACTATCTGGGGTTGTATGTAAAACCCCAAAATATAGTCAAAGCCCTGCTGGTATACCGCATTGTATTTTTGTTCTTGAACATAAATCGATGCAAGTTGAAGCAGACCTTAACCGTAATAGTTATGTCAGGCTTCAAGTTGTTGCCAGCGGCACGCCATTGCAACAACAGACTCAACAATTGCACGTTGGGCACCAAGTGCAGGTGACGGGGTTTTTAAACCGTCACGAAGGTCGAAACGGCTTAAGCCAATTGGTCTTGCATGCTCAACATATAGAAAGAATTTTTTGA
- the rpmB gene encoding 50S ribosomal protein L28, with amino-acid sequence MSKVCQVTGKRPAVGNHRSHARNATKRRFLPNLQTHRFWVESEKRFVTLRTTTKGMRIIDKKGIDAVLTEIRARGEKV; translated from the coding sequence ATGTCTAAAGTATGTCAAGTTACAGGTAAGCGTCCAGCGGTTGGTAACCACCGTTCACACGCGAGAAACGCGACTAAACGTCGTTTCCTACCTAACCTACAAACTCACCGTTTTTGGGTTGAAAGTGAAAAACGTTTTGTAACACTACGCACTACTACTAAAGGTATGCGTATTATCGATAAAAAAGGCATCGACGCGGTTCTTACAGAAATCCGTGCTCGTGGCGAAAAAGTTTAA
- the radC gene encoding RadC family protein: protein MPLTDLPLSARPREKLLAQGAKALSDAELLAIFLRTGVPGMNAIELAEHLLSINSTLQNLFNASEQEFCAQKGLGAAKYVQLQAVLELSRRYMLEQCKREALFNSPQAVYDYLTIQLRGLQQEVFMVLYLDSQNQLIKDEVLFYGTINAASVYPREVVKAALRNNAAALILAHNHPSGVAEPSQADKLITTKLQQALALIDINVLDHIIVGGENCVSFAERGLI, encoded by the coding sequence ATGCCATTAACCGATCTACCTTTATCAGCAAGGCCGCGGGAGAAGTTACTTGCCCAGGGCGCCAAAGCACTCTCAGATGCAGAGCTATTAGCAATATTTTTACGCACAGGCGTGCCGGGCATGAATGCTATTGAGCTTGCAGAGCATTTACTCAGTATAAATAGTACATTGCAAAACTTGTTTAACGCGAGCGAACAAGAATTCTGCGCACAAAAGGGCTTAGGGGCGGCTAAGTATGTTCAGTTGCAAGCGGTACTTGAATTAAGCCGGCGCTATATGCTTGAGCAATGTAAACGCGAGGCATTATTTAATTCGCCGCAAGCCGTGTATGACTATTTAACTATTCAGCTGCGAGGCTTACAGCAAGAAGTATTTATGGTGCTGTACTTAGATAGTCAAAACCAGCTAATTAAAGACGAAGTGCTTTTTTACGGCACTATAAATGCAGCTTCTGTGTACCCACGCGAAGTTGTTAAAGCAGCACTGCGTAATAATGCGGCGGCACTCATACTTGCTCATAACCACCCAAGTGGGGTTGCTGAACCTAGTCAGGCCGATAAATTAATCACTACAAAATTACAGCAAGCCTTAGCCTTAATTGACATAAATGTGCTGGATCACATCATAGTGGGAGGTGAAAACTGTGTTTCGTTTGCTGAAAGAGGGCTTATATAG
- the coaBC gene encoding bifunctional phosphopantothenoylcysteine decarboxylase/phosphopantothenate--cysteine ligase CoaBC: protein MKKSVNKKILLGMSGGIAAYKCAELVRRLKDQGCEVKVVMTDSAKHFITPLTMQAVSGEIVSDSLLDPAAEAAMGHIEFAKWADLILVAPATSNILAKMAMGIADDLLTTLLLATPAKVAVAPAMNQQMYAHPATQANIATLRERGVAIWGPGKGEQACGDVGAGRMLEPHELVALCTQPEVEPLLAGKTITITAGPTREALDPVRYISNHSSGKMGYALAEAALALGAKVNLISGPVTIKAPANALLTTIESAEQLLTASMELAVQSDAFIGCAAVADYRAEAIHEQKMKKQGDELTLTLVKNPDVIANVAALSENRPYTVGFAAETQDVASYAQGKLKNKNLDMICANDVSKEGLGFNSDHNALTLFWHNEQLDLAMGSKKDLAMSVMTELAKRL, encoded by the coding sequence ATGAAAAAATCAGTAAATAAAAAAATCCTGCTAGGTATGAGTGGTGGTATTGCAGCCTATAAATGCGCAGAACTTGTTCGCCGTTTAAAAGATCAAGGCTGTGAAGTAAAAGTCGTCATGACCGACTCAGCCAAACACTTTATTACTCCTTTAACTATGCAAGCGGTAAGCGGTGAGATTGTTTCTGATTCATTACTCGACCCAGCAGCAGAAGCCGCGATGGGTCATATCGAATTTGCCAAATGGGCCGACCTTATTTTAGTTGCCCCTGCAACCAGTAATATTTTAGCGAAAATGGCAATGGGTATTGCCGATGATTTACTAACAACACTTCTATTAGCCACCCCTGCAAAAGTGGCTGTAGCACCAGCCATGAACCAACAAATGTATGCCCACCCTGCTACACAAGCAAATATTGCCACACTTCGCGAACGCGGCGTGGCTATTTGGGGCCCTGGTAAAGGCGAGCAAGCCTGTGGTGATGTAGGCGCAGGACGCATGTTAGAGCCTCATGAGTTAGTCGCACTTTGTACACAACCTGAAGTTGAGCCATTACTTGCCGGCAAAACCATTACTATTACAGCAGGACCAACCCGAGAAGCCCTCGACCCTGTTCGTTATATCTCTAACCACAGCTCTGGCAAAATGGGTTATGCCCTTGCCGAGGCTGCACTTGCTTTAGGTGCAAAGGTCAACCTAATTTCCGGCCCCGTGACAATTAAAGCACCTGCTAATGCCCTGCTTACTACTATTGAAAGTGCAGAACAATTACTCACTGCCTCAATGGAGCTAGCCGTGCAATCAGATGCCTTTATAGGCTGTGCAGCAGTAGCCGATTACCGTGCAGAAGCAATTCATGAGCAAAAGATGAAAAAGCAAGGCGATGAACTAACCCTTACTTTAGTTAAGAACCCAGATGTTATCGCTAACGTCGCTGCGCTTAGCGAAAACCGCCCTTATACCGTTGGCTTTGCGGCAGAAACTCAAGATGTTGCAAGCTATGCACAAGGTAAATTAAAGAATAAAAACCTCGATATGATCTGCGCAAATGACGTATCAAAAGAAGGCCTTGGCTTTAATTCTGATCATAATGCTTTAACACTCTTCTGGCACAATGAGCAGCTAGATTTAGCAATGGGAAGTAAAAAAGATTTAGCCATGAGCGTAATGACTGAGCTTGCCAAGCGTTTGTAA
- the slmA gene encoding nucleoid occlusion factor SlmA — protein sequence MPATKRSNRKEQILQALAQMLETSPGQRITTAKLAAEVGVSEAALYRHFPSKARMFEGLIEFIEDTLLSRINLILENEKESQTRVYNILLLLLAFAEKNPGITRILTGDALQGEQERLRERVQGLFEKLETQFKQVLRERKLREGKAFQSDESTLANFLLAYVEGKMNQFVRSDFKAKPSAQFEKQWPELQKIWL from the coding sequence ATGCCTGCGACAAAAAGAAGTAATCGCAAAGAGCAGATTCTGCAAGCACTCGCACAAATGTTAGAAACCAGCCCAGGTCAACGTATCACCACCGCAAAGCTCGCGGCTGAGGTAGGTGTGTCTGAAGCTGCGTTATATCGCCATTTTCCGAGTAAAGCACGGATGTTTGAGGGCCTAATCGAGTTTATTGAAGATACCCTGTTATCACGCATTAACCTCATTTTAGAAAATGAGAAAGAAAGCCAAACACGTGTATACAATATTTTGCTGTTATTGTTAGCTTTTGCCGAGAAAAACCCGGGCATTACCCGCATTTTGACTGGTGATGCCTTACAAGGTGAACAAGAGCGTTTACGTGAACGTGTACAAGGCTTATTTGAAAAGCTAGAAACTCAGTTCAAGCAAGTGCTACGCGAACGCAAACTTCGCGAAGGTAAAGCATTCCAGTCAGACGAAAGCACCCTAGCCAACTTCTTACTCGCCTATGTAGAAGGTAAGATGAATCAATTCGTGCGCAGCGACTTTAAAGCAAAACCAAGTGCACAATTTGAAAAACAATGGCCAGAGCTACAGAAGATTTGGTTGTAG
- a CDS encoding alpha/beta hydrolase family protein: MKAQLSLLSLALVTSLGSAQVSAKEALQFKDVFDFKYAKGTQLSEDGQILSFSADPYRGNAQGLVYTLNSNTLLTSVVRGTRPTINKAANWVAFTQVPSLLEKETTKKKDELKNNLVLVSTKNGEQQTFNDVKDYALSDDGVWLAYRLDKKADKKDDQEKDENSSEIKPDKKDKSFDLVLVNLQNKTTHTVNNVFSYAISSTGEQLLASQSYSNGADNQVVLVALNNDFATSVLIDEPGVVANKIAWQPNSNTAALLIGNYVNDDTRRRDHSLQLLQNGALSTIHSADSSWTIGKTASLKWSEDGARLYFENHPKLAAKVAAKEYKDEASLYDFDTIRDQKGLNVWHNKDAEIKPREEQQWNKANKLRHYQAVYHVNGQQVVQLSTPNMPEVSLNTHREALLGYSDRPYLERVMYGGFYADYFSVDVKTGKQTAIVSDYPFRPSLAPNGQFAAFFQDSQVQLKDLGNNKVSSLSKAIKAIFADDKHDYPSPQPGYGFAGWLNDSSQVLVYSKFDIWAFDVATQKATRLTQGKETNTQYRVIKLDKDQVGFAKDETLLLSATNLQDKQTEIAKLDLTSNKVSKVLSGKKRYDVVKKAKNADKYLFTAQTYQQFPDYYQTDFSFKKPQRVTNLNPQISNFAWGEKPELISYKGFDGEDLQGVLIKPAGYKKGDKVPVVVYFYRYMSQRMYDFPKMELNHRPNFPMFTSNGYAIFLPDIRFEIGHPGKSSTQTMINATQKLIDLGIADPDKIGLQGHSWAGYQSAFMITQTDMFKAVVSGAPVSNMTSAYSGIRLKSGLARQFQYETGQSRIGKTLFEAPELYIENSPVFFADKVNTPILIMFGDKDDAVPWHEGVQYYLALRRAGKDATFLQYEGEPHHLKKFPNQVDFSVRMMEYFDHYLKGKPAAEWIKNGAPFIEE; the protein is encoded by the coding sequence ATGAAAGCGCAATTATCACTTTTGAGCTTAGCCTTGGTGACAAGCCTTGGTAGTGCACAAGTTAGTGCAAAAGAAGCTCTGCAATTTAAAGACGTGTTTGATTTTAAATATGCAAAAGGCACCCAACTTTCTGAAGATGGCCAAATTCTTAGCTTTAGTGCCGACCCGTATCGCGGTAATGCACAAGGTTTGGTTTATACATTAAACAGCAACACCTTGCTAACTAGCGTTGTGCGCGGTACTCGCCCAACTATTAATAAAGCAGCAAACTGGGTGGCTTTTACTCAGGTACCAAGCTTACTTGAAAAAGAAACCACCAAGAAAAAAGATGAGCTAAAAAACAACCTTGTTTTAGTGAGTACTAAAAATGGTGAGCAACAAACGTTTAACGATGTAAAAGACTACGCGTTATCGGATGATGGTGTATGGCTTGCTTACCGACTCGATAAGAAAGCAGATAAAAAAGACGACCAAGAAAAAGACGAAAACAGCAGCGAAATCAAGCCAGACAAAAAAGACAAAAGCTTTGATTTAGTGCTTGTTAACCTTCAAAACAAAACCACTCACACCGTAAATAATGTATTCAGCTATGCGATTAGCAGCACCGGAGAGCAGTTATTAGCAAGCCAAAGCTACAGTAATGGTGCCGACAACCAAGTTGTATTAGTTGCGCTTAATAATGACTTTGCAACGAGTGTACTGATTGATGAGCCGGGCGTTGTGGCAAACAAAATTGCTTGGCAGCCAAACAGCAATACCGCAGCGCTGTTAATTGGTAATTATGTGAATGATGATACACGCCGTCGTGATCACAGCTTACAGCTTTTACAAAACGGGGCGCTTTCAACCATTCACTCTGCAGATAGCAGTTGGACTATTGGCAAAACAGCATCGCTAAAATGGTCTGAAGATGGTGCTCGTTTATACTTTGAAAACCACCCTAAACTCGCTGCAAAAGTTGCCGCAAAAGAATACAAAGATGAAGCTTCTTTATATGATTTCGATACCATTCGCGACCAAAAAGGCCTTAACGTTTGGCACAACAAAGACGCTGAAATTAAGCCACGCGAAGAGCAGCAATGGAACAAAGCGAATAAGCTTCGTCACTACCAAGCGGTATATCATGTAAATGGTCAGCAAGTTGTGCAGTTAAGCACGCCGAATATGCCTGAGGTTTCACTTAATACTCATCGCGAAGCGCTATTAGGCTATTCAGACCGACCTTACCTAGAACGTGTTATGTATGGCGGTTTTTACGCAGATTACTTCAGCGTTGATGTTAAAACCGGTAAACAAACCGCTATTGTCAGCGACTATCCGTTTAGACCAAGCCTTGCGCCAAATGGTCAATTTGCGGCATTTTTCCAAGACAGCCAAGTACAGCTCAAAGATTTAGGTAACAACAAGGTTTCGAGCTTATCTAAAGCAATTAAAGCTATTTTTGCTGATGATAAACATGACTACCCATCACCTCAGCCGGGTTATGGTTTTGCTGGCTGGTTAAACGATAGCAGCCAAGTACTGGTTTACAGTAAATTTGATATTTGGGCTTTTGATGTCGCAACACAAAAAGCAACGCGCCTAACCCAAGGTAAAGAAACCAATACCCAATATCGTGTTATTAAACTTGATAAAGACCAAGTGGGCTTTGCCAAAGACGAAACATTATTACTAAGCGCAACCAACCTGCAAGATAAGCAAACTGAAATTGCTAAGCTTGATTTAACAAGCAATAAAGTAAGCAAAGTACTTTCGGGTAAAAAGCGCTATGATGTGGTGAAAAAGGCAAAAAATGCCGACAAATACCTATTTACTGCGCAAACATATCAGCAATTCCCTGATTACTATCAAACTGATTTCAGCTTCAAAAAGCCACAGCGTGTTACCAATCTAAACCCACAAATTAGCAACTTTGCATGGGGTGAAAAACCTGAGCTTATTAGCTATAAAGGGTTTGATGGTGAAGACTTACAAGGCGTATTAATCAAACCTGCGGGCTACAAAAAAGGCGATAAGGTTCCGGTGGTTGTGTACTTCTACCGCTATATGAGCCAACGCATGTATGACTTCCCGAAAATGGAGTTAAATCATCGCCCTAACTTCCCAATGTTTACCTCAAATGGTTATGCGATTTTCTTACCTGATATCCGTTTTGAAATTGGCCATCCGGGTAAATCGTCAACCCAAACGATGATCAACGCCACTCAAAAGTTAATTGATTTAGGCATTGCTGATCCAGATAAAATTGGTTTACAAGGTCACTCATGGGCAGGCTACCAAAGCGCCTTTATGATCACTCAAACAGATATGTTTAAGGCGGTTGTATCGGGTGCGCCAGTATCTAATATGACCAGTGCTTATAGTGGTATTCGCTTAAAATCAGGCCTTGCGCGTCAGTTCCAATACGAAACAGGTCAAAGCCGCATTGGTAAAACGTTATTCGAAGCGCCAGAGCTATACATCGAAAATTCACCAGTGTTCTTCGCAGATAAGGTGAACACCCCAATTCTGATTATGTTTGGCGACAAAGATGATGCTGTGCCATGGCACGAAGGTGTTCAATACTACCTAGCGCTTCGCCGTGCGGGTAAAGATGCCACCTTCTTACAATACGAAGGTGAACCACATCACCTGAAGAAATTCCCTAACCAAGTGGATTTCTCAGTACGCATGATGGAATATTTTGATCACTACTTAAAAGGCAAACCAGCCGCTGAGTGGATCAAAAACGGCGCACCCTTTATTGAAGAATAA